The region GGACCAGCTCGGTGTAGACGACGTTGTGGTCAGCATCGGTGACGATGACCGCACGGGACAGAAGGCCCTTCATCGGGGAATCTTCCAGTGCAACGCCGAGCTTGTCGCCCAGGTCGGAACGGAAGTCCGATGCGGAGACAACGTTGTCGATGCCTTCAGCTGCGCAGAAGCGCTCCTGTGCGAAAGGCAGGTCACGGGAGACCGACAGTACGACGGTATTATCCAGACCTGCAGCCTTTTCGTTGAAGGCACGCAGCTGTGCAGCGCACACGCCGGTGTCAACGGATGGGAACAGGGAGACAACCAGGCGCTTGCCTGCGAAGTCTTCCTTCTTAACCTCTGCCAGGTTGGTACCTACCAGAGTGAAATCTGGGAAGGCGTCGCCCTTGGCGGGCAGATCGCCATTGGTGTGGACGGGGGAATCTTTAAACTTAGTTTCAGCCATGCACCCGACCATACTTATCTTGTGAGACCTGCGCCACGGCATCGACCTTGCCACCGCATCGGCAATTCAAAGTACTAGACTCAATGCGGATAAGACCCAACCGTCTACAACGACAAGGACGTAACAGGTGCCAAATAACCAAAAGCGCGGTGAAGAAGCTCTCTCCAAGTTGGATCGTGAGCTCAATTCCCGTGACCGTAAGGAAAAAGCCCGCCCGCTCGGTGTGGTTGCTGCTTCGGTAGTCGTCATTCTCGCCCTCGTGGGCGGTATCTGGTTCATGACCACCCGAGACGGCGACGACGAAGAAATCCAGGCTGAGGAGACCGCTACCGAGACTTCCCCGGAGGAAGCACCGGAGGCAACCGTGCTGGCTGCCCAGCGCGAAAACCAGCTGGATGAGACCGTCACCTGTACCTACGACGAAAACGGTGAGGACGCCAACGGCGCTGAGGTCCCGAACGGCGATGACATCTCCGCTCGTGGCACTGTGACTGTGAACTTCCAGACCAACCAGGGCGATATCCCGATGGAACTCGACCGCGAGTTGGCACCATGTACCGTCAACGCCATCACTGAGCTGGCTGACTCTGGCTTCTACAACGACACCATCTGCCACCGTATGACCACCGGTGGACTCAACGTCCTGCAGTGTGGTGACCCGACCGGTAGCGGTGCTGGCGGCCCAGGCTTCCAGTTCGCTGACGAGTACCCAACCGACGAGACCGACGAAGCAAACCTGCAGAACCCGGTCACCTACCCGCGCGGTGCTGTCGCTATGGCTAACTCCGGCCCGGATACCAACGGCTCCCAGTTCTTCTTGAACTACGCCGATTCCCAGCTGGCACCGAACTACACCTACTTCGGCACCGTGACTGCCGACGGCTTAGAGACCCTCGACAAGATTGCTGAAGCAGGCGTCGAAGGCGGCCAGCCAGACGGCACACCAGCTGAAGAAGTGAAGATTGAAAGCGCAGAAGTTAGCGCTTAAATCAAAACTGCAGCTTATTAATTAGCCCCTGTACCCCCGAATTTGGCTAGATAATTCGGGACAGGGGCTTTATTAATTTTCGTCACAATTTTTCGATTTAACCATCTTCACAGGAAATTGAACCGATCCAGCGACCTGGGAAAATAGACCAAAACGCACTAAAGGACTAAAAAGCTAAACCCACCAGTTACATACGTAACGTTAAGGCTTCTTAGCTTTCTCCCAGGATTACTGTTATCTATTGCACCTTGCTGAAAAGCTCACTAACATCACCTGTG is a window of Corynebacterium camporealensis DNA encoding:
- the tpx gene encoding thiol peroxidase, with amino-acid sequence MAETKFKDSPVHTNGDLPAKGDAFPDFTLVGTNLAEVKKEDFAGKRLVVSLFPSVDTGVCAAQLRAFNEKAAGLDNTVVLSVSRDLPFAQERFCAAEGIDNVVSASDFRSDLGDKLGVALEDSPMKGLLSRAVIVTDADHNVVYTELVPEIGTEPDYDAALAALN
- a CDS encoding peptidylprolyl isomerase, with the translated sequence MPNNQKRGEEALSKLDRELNSRDRKEKARPLGVVAASVVVILALVGGIWFMTTRDGDDEEIQAEETATETSPEEAPEATVLAAQRENQLDETVTCTYDENGEDANGAEVPNGDDISARGTVTVNFQTNQGDIPMELDRELAPCTVNAITELADSGFYNDTICHRMTTGGLNVLQCGDPTGSGAGGPGFQFADEYPTDETDEANLQNPVTYPRGAVAMANSGPDTNGSQFFLNYADSQLAPNYTYFGTVTADGLETLDKIAEAGVEGGQPDGTPAEEVKIESAEVSA